A stretch of Crossiella cryophila DNA encodes these proteins:
- a CDS encoding type VII secretion target, which yields MTADKFTTRSAELERYAATLARIGEGLSRQAATAAGIQLGHEAYGVIGTQFAGDLNKQASEARARIEDGAQGLQDVAKSLKDAALTYQDAEDAVRDSFDGKK from the coding sequence ATGACAGCGGACAAGTTCACCACCAGGAGCGCGGAGCTGGAGCGGTACGCCGCCACCCTGGCGCGCATCGGCGAGGGCCTGTCGAGGCAGGCGGCCACCGCGGCAGGCATCCAGCTCGGCCACGAGGCCTACGGCGTGATCGGCACCCAGTTCGCCGGCGACCTCAACAAGCAGGCCAGCGAGGCCAGGGCGAGGATCGAGGACGGCGCGCAGGGCCTGCAGGACGTGGCCAAATCGCTCAAGGACGCCGCGCTGACCTACCAGGACGCGGAGGACGCGGTCCGCGACTCCTTCGACGGGAAGAAGTGA
- a CDS encoding DUF5994 family protein: MRSDLTHPPSAARRALRLRLKPRESAVGLLDGGWWPHTGCLGVELPPLLELLAVRLGPIGRVVFNPEAFGPAPRRVLAGGWPVVLRRSAALDPAMVLVLGRAGGGLRLLVVPPGVAEETGRRVLQRAAGRENIDSPAELLAPRAWLRLVVPRQRQG; encoded by the coding sequence ATGCGCTCGGACCTGACTCACCCGCCCAGCGCCGCCCGGCGCGCGCTCCGGCTCCGGCTCAAGCCGCGGGAGTCGGCGGTGGGCCTGCTCGACGGCGGCTGGTGGCCGCACACCGGCTGCCTCGGCGTGGAGCTGCCGCCGTTGCTGGAACTGCTCGCGGTGCGGCTGGGGCCGATCGGGCGGGTGGTGTTCAACCCGGAGGCGTTCGGACCCGCGCCGCGACGGGTGCTCGCCGGCGGCTGGCCGGTGGTGCTGCGCCGCTCGGCGGCCCTGGACCCGGCGATGGTGCTGGTGCTGGGCCGGGCCGGGGGTGGGTTGCGGTTGCTGGTGGTGCCGCCGGGGGTGGCCGAGGAGACCGGGCGGCGGGTGCTGCAGCGGGCGGCCGGGCGGGAGAACATCGACAGTCCGGCGGAGTTGCTGGCGCCACGGGCCTGGTTGCGGCTGGTGGTGCCGCGACAGCGGCAGGGCTGA
- a CDS encoding YbaB/EbfC family nucleoid-associated protein: protein MERENRARLAAVDAVSGELQQLSGRASTPDGKISVEVHVNGSLKDVQIHPSLVDASLRNLGQLLVQLAQQAQAQAGRQLEEVVTPLFGDATQTMAMLRGYLPPAEDEDTAAAGPERREPNTPPRPSQQPPRRTGRDEDEDDFGGPILR from the coding sequence ATGGAACGCGAGAACCGGGCCCGGCTGGCGGCGGTGGACGCGGTCTCCGGAGAGCTGCAACAGCTCAGCGGCCGCGCGAGCACTCCGGACGGGAAGATCAGCGTCGAGGTGCACGTCAACGGGTCGCTCAAGGACGTGCAGATCCACCCCTCGCTGGTGGACGCCTCACTGCGCAACCTCGGCCAGCTGCTCGTACAGCTCGCCCAGCAGGCCCAGGCGCAGGCAGGCAGGCAGCTGGAGGAGGTGGTGACCCCGCTGTTCGGCGACGCCACCCAGACCATGGCCATGCTGCGCGGCTACCTGCCGCCCGCCGAGGACGAGGACACCGCGGCGGCAGGCCCGGAACGGCGGGAACCGAACACCCCGCCGCGCCCGTCCCAGCAACCGCCGCGGCGGACCGGCCGGGATGAGGACGAGGACGACTTCGGCGGCCCGATCCTGCGCTGA
- a CDS encoding WXG100 family type VII secretion target — translation MEWFPNFDGATKALDGSGAIGSTAETVSALVQGEFPEAGASAAGLAFDAVGVVMDPFGSLLEAGIGWAMEHIGPLKECLDYISGDDGEVKKGVLAWHNVSKDLTDLATDTRNELNAQIGGWSGDAQQAFSEQMTIVNDSLLAISAEAKATSEAAGGLGEAMAIVRAIVRDTISIVVAEIIKAMIAAGLTAFCTFGASIAAGVSWVIARVGMAVSKIMKYFTKFLRLCSGLNRVLSTMIQNMAKAASKIKGLGGLGKYSRSGFDLSKSVSKTNQSMLRGLRGNRGEQIPRLDGLKDDYGQAADYGKRVGAEAGKEYLWQAPIKVGLEGGKTWAKDDFNPENIEENEKKGWWEK, via the coding sequence ATGGAGTGGTTTCCCAACTTCGACGGCGCGACCAAGGCCCTGGACGGCTCCGGCGCGATCGGCAGCACCGCGGAGACGGTCTCGGCGCTGGTGCAGGGCGAGTTCCCGGAGGCTGGCGCGTCCGCGGCCGGACTGGCCTTCGACGCGGTCGGCGTGGTCATGGACCCCTTCGGCTCGCTGCTGGAGGCGGGCATCGGCTGGGCGATGGAGCACATCGGCCCGCTCAAGGAGTGCCTCGACTACATCAGCGGCGACGACGGCGAGGTCAAGAAGGGCGTGCTGGCCTGGCACAACGTGTCCAAGGACCTCACCGACCTGGCCACCGACACCCGCAATGAGCTGAACGCGCAGATCGGCGGCTGGAGCGGCGACGCCCAGCAGGCGTTCAGCGAGCAGATGACCATCGTCAACGACAGCCTGCTGGCCATCAGCGCCGAGGCCAAGGCCACCTCCGAGGCCGCGGGCGGGCTCGGCGAGGCGATGGCGATCGTGCGCGCGATCGTCCGCGACACCATCTCCATCGTGGTCGCCGAGATCATCAAGGCCATGATCGCGGCCGGCCTGACCGCCTTCTGCACCTTCGGCGCCTCCATCGCGGCCGGGGTGTCCTGGGTGATCGCCAGGGTCGGCATGGCCGTCTCGAAGATCATGAAGTACTTCACCAAGTTCCTGCGCCTGTGCTCGGGCCTGAACCGGGTGCTCTCCACCATGATCCAGAACATGGCCAAGGCGGCCAGCAAGATCAAGGGCCTTGGCGGGCTGGGCAAGTACAGCCGCAGCGGGTTCGACCTGTCCAAGAGCGTGAGCAAGACCAACCAGAGCATGCTGCGCGGCCTGCGGGGCAACCGGGGCGAGCAGATACCCAGGCTGGACGGGTTGAAGGACGACTACGGGCAGGCCGCCGACTACGGCAAGCGGGTCGGCGCGGAGGCGGGCAAGGAATACCTGTGGCAGGCCCCGATCAAGGTGGGCCTGGAGGGCGGCAAGACCTGGGCGAAGGACGACTTCAACCCGGAGAACATCGAGGAGAACGAGAAGAAGGGCTGGTGGGAGAAGTAA